A region from the Vibrio sp. SS-MA-C1-2 genome encodes:
- the flgH gene encoding flagellar basal body L-ring protein FlgH: protein MFGQYKYVVIAVLTVTVLVGCAGRKDDFIPPKPNDADYAPPELNYDVNRVSTGSLFTGATALTLFQDRRAYRVGDILTVTLNERTESDKTAATQYGKSSSIDVGAPTFGNATLDNFSASASGERDFDGSAASSQGNSLTGSITVTVYDVLPNGVLRIRGEKWLKLNQGDEFIRLTGNVRVDDIQSDNTLSSQRIADARITYAGRGAFTDTNTAGWMTQFFNSPWMPF from the coding sequence ATGTTTGGTCAATATAAATACGTCGTCATCGCTGTACTAACCGTTACCGTGTTAGTGGGTTGTGCGGGTCGTAAAGATGACTTTATCCCGCCTAAACCCAATGATGCAGATTATGCACCGCCTGAATTAAATTATGATGTGAATCGAGTTAGTACAGGGAGTTTATTTACGGGGGCAACGGCATTAACACTGTTTCAGGATCGTCGTGCTTACCGTGTTGGAGACATTCTTACCGTTACCCTAAATGAGAGAACGGAGTCAGATAAAACAGCCGCAACTCAATATGGAAAAAGTTCTTCTATTGACGTAGGTGCGCCGACCTTTGGCAATGCAACGTTAGATAACTTTTCTGCATCAGCAAGTGGTGAAAGAGATTTTGATGGCTCAGCGGCGAGTAGCCAAGGTAATAGTTTGACAGGTTCGATTACGGTTACCGTTTATGATGTTTTGCCTAACGGTGTTTTACGAATCCGTGGTGAAAAATGGTTAAAATTAAACCAAGGTGATGAATTTATACGGCTAACAGGAAACGTTCGAGTGGATGATATTCAATCGGATAATACCCTCTCTTCTCAACGTATCGCAGATGCAAGGATCACTTATGCTGGTCGCGGTGCATTCACCGATACCAATACAGCGGGTTGGATGACTCAATTCTTTAACTCACCATGGATGCCATTCTAA
- the flgE gene encoding flagellar hook protein FlgE: MSFSIALSGLSASNTELNNISNNIANVTTSGFKGARAEFASVYNGQEAGGVEVTGISQNFDKSGSITGTGRALDMAISGSGFFVTEDAKGQTMYTRSGIINMDSDGTLVSNSGAALQGYPVDGNNNLQQGTVGDLVINTQSLQAEQTTNLDFIANLDARETSPINAFDDTDSTTFNHSYTTPVYDSLGNQHTVTQYFVKTATANEWEVHLKDNSTNTSVGPETITFNSDGTLDTSSLTSFTFTPPNGADPVNINIALTGMTQFGSDFSVSTNNPNGYGAGDYAGLRVENDGSIYASYTNGQSQLQGQVVLANFTSPQELVKTSDTAWLQSFSSGVPVIGTAGTGVFGDLTSGALEGSNVDLTSELVNLMTAQRNYQANTKSISTSDQLTQALFNVV; encoded by the coding sequence ATGAGTTTTAGCATAGCATTGAGCGGATTAAGCGCTTCGAATACAGAATTAAATAATATTTCTAATAACATTGCCAATGTGACAACCAGTGGCTTTAAAGGGGCAAGAGCTGAATTTGCATCCGTTTACAACGGCCAAGAAGCCGGTGGTGTTGAAGTTACAGGTATATCCCAAAATTTTGATAAATCAGGGAGTATTACAGGAACGGGAAGAGCCTTAGATATGGCGATTTCAGGTTCAGGTTTCTTTGTGACTGAAGACGCAAAAGGTCAAACCATGTATACCCGTTCAGGGATTATTAATATGGATTCTGATGGCACTTTGGTCAGTAATAGTGGTGCAGCACTACAAGGTTATCCTGTTGATGGAAATAATAACCTTCAACAAGGTACTGTCGGGGATCTGGTTATTAATACACAATCCCTTCAAGCAGAGCAAACAACGAATCTTGATTTTATCGCTAATTTAGATGCAAGAGAAACGTCGCCAATTAACGCCTTTGATGACACCGATTCAACCACTTTTAATCATTCATATACAACCCCTGTCTATGATTCATTAGGTAACCAACACACAGTTACCCAGTACTTTGTTAAAACAGCAACTGCGAATGAGTGGGAAGTTCATTTAAAAGATAACTCAACCAATACCTCGGTAGGCCCTGAGACGATTACTTTTAATAGTGATGGTACCTTAGATACATCTTCTTTAACCTCTTTTACTTTTACCCCTCCTAATGGTGCTGATCCTGTAAATATTAATATTGCATTAACCGGCATGACCCAGTTTGGTAGTGATTTCTCAGTATCAACCAATAATCCAAATGGTTATGGCGCTGGTGATTACGCAGGTCTTCGTGTTGAGAATGATGGTTCAATCTATGCTTCATATACGAATGGACAATCTCAATTACAAGGTCAAGTGGTGCTTGCCAATTTCACCTCTCCACAAGAGTTAGTTAAAACCTCTGATACAGCATGGTTACAAAGCTTTAGTTCTGGTGTTCCGGTTATAGGCACTGCAGGAACAGGAGTTTTTGGTGACTTAACCAGTGGTGCATTAGAAGGTTCAAATGTTGATTTAACCTCTGAATTGGTTAATTTGATGACAGCTCAACGTAACTATCAAGCTAATACTAAATCAATCTCGACGTCTGATCAGCTAACTCAAGCACTGTTTAATGTGGTGTAA
- the flgG gene encoding flagellar basal-body rod protein FlgG: protein MHSALSISKTGMAAQDAKMTAISNNLANINTVGYKRDRVVFEDLFYSIEKQAGSETADLNDHPTGVQLGNGVRVVGTEKVYTQGSIQNTNQQFDLAIMGDGFFQIENGDGEIFYSRNGQFKTSAEGQLVNSQGYPLVPDITIPAEATLVSISSDGNVSATIPGQVAPEELGQITLIKFMNPAGLEAKGGNLFAETEASGEAFELVAGTEGAGMIKQGALEGSNVQVVEEMVDMIATQRAYEMSAKMVSAADEMLQYIAQQA from the coding sequence ATGCATAGCGCTCTATCAATATCTAAAACCGGCATGGCTGCTCAAGATGCAAAAATGACGGCGATTTCAAACAATTTAGCGAATATTAATACCGTAGGCTATAAGCGTGATCGCGTGGTATTTGAAGATCTTTTTTATTCCATAGAAAAACAAGCAGGCAGTGAAACAGCCGACCTTAATGATCATCCAACCGGTGTACAGTTGGGTAATGGTGTTCGAGTTGTCGGCACAGAAAAAGTCTATACCCAAGGCTCAATTCAAAATACCAATCAACAATTTGATCTTGCCATCATGGGAGATGGTTTCTTCCAGATTGAGAATGGTGATGGTGAAATCTTTTATTCACGTAATGGTCAATTTAAAACCAGTGCGGAAGGGCAGTTAGTCAATAGTCAAGGTTACCCATTGGTTCCTGATATTACTATTCCTGCAGAAGCTACGTTAGTGAGTATTAGTTCTGATGGTAATGTCTCTGCTACGATTCCCGGTCAAGTCGCGCCTGAAGAACTCGGTCAAATTACTTTGATTAAATTTATGAACCCTGCTGGCTTAGAAGCGAAAGGTGGAAATCTATTCGCAGAAACTGAAGCATCGGGTGAAGCTTTCGAGTTAGTTGCAGGCACAGAAGGTGCGGGAATGATTAAGCAAGGGGCATTAGAAGGATCTAATGTTCAAGTTGTTGAAGAGATGGTTGATATGATTGCGACTCAGCGTGCCTATGAAATGAGTGCCAAAATGGTGTCAGCAGCGGATGAGATGCTGCAATATATCGCACAACAAGCTTAA
- a CDS encoding rod-binding protein codes for MFNQIGLPQFNGSHAVNGDIDSKQQVRPILDNHHPSPVQPFKAANNRFDTLLEQTRETLKQHVIVASPVETKVEVGVSIEPEALKTPQNIQALTQVDELIAKKSDLKGLDSIQEQLTKLNQKGVVAGKGDDFYLDNSSLQAIKLQGDSDEGIRAVSEQFEAVFIQMMLKRMRASSEVWSDKDNPLSTQSGSMFQELSDNQMALSMAKKSTLGIADLIYQQLSKG; via the coding sequence ATGTTTAATCAAATTGGATTACCTCAGTTTAATGGAAGCCATGCAGTTAATGGTGATATTGACTCGAAGCAGCAGGTTAGACCTATTCTAGATAATCATCATCCATCGCCTGTGCAACCGTTCAAAGCGGCTAACAACCGTTTTGATACGTTATTAGAACAGACAAGAGAGACGCTGAAACAACACGTTATCGTCGCTTCTCCCGTTGAGACTAAAGTAGAAGTCGGTGTTTCAATTGAACCAGAAGCACTTAAAACCCCCCAAAATATCCAAGCTTTAACTCAAGTAGACGAATTAATTGCGAAAAAATCAGATTTAAAAGGGTTAGATTCTATTCAAGAACAGTTAACTAAATTGAATCAGAAAGGGGTCGTTGCGGGTAAAGGTGATGACTTTTACCTTGATAACAGCTCATTACAAGCGATTAAACTGCAAGGTGATAGTGATGAGGGGATCCGAGCGGTTTCCGAACAATTTGAAGCCGTCTTTATCCAGATGATGTTAAAGAGAATGCGAGCAAGTTCTGAAGTTTGGTCAGACAAAGATAACCCATTGTCAACGCAGTCTGGTTCAATGTTTCAAGAGTTATCAGATAACCAAATGGCGCTAAGTATGGCGAAAAAATCAACACTAGGAATAGCTGATCTTATCTATCAACAGCTATCGAAGGGATAA
- a CDS encoding flagellar basal body rod protein FlgF, whose protein sequence is MNPILFSAAKGAERVMLAQSVRANNLSQADTIGFKSLMERSTAMKVEGSGFLTSVTARTNSATNNFTEGEQLRTDQPLDVSIDGKGFFTLQGLKDEPAELYTRAGSFTLSPDGQLLLGQRKVMSDEGPLILPEFQAVNISETGSVSVTPAGGGGAIEVGNLKLVRPEYREMTMDRSGHFVPNEGGILPAGEVTVRSGYLEASNVSSLEELISIMSLTRQYEMQVEVMATADEIAQIGNKLLQS, encoded by the coding sequence ATGAATCCGATACTTTTTAGTGCAGCAAAGGGAGCAGAGCGGGTTATGTTGGCGCAAAGTGTGCGTGCAAATAACCTCTCTCAAGCTGATACCATCGGTTTTAAATCCTTAATGGAGCGTTCAACGGCAATGAAAGTTGAAGGTTCAGGGTTTTTAACCTCGGTGACGGCAAGAACAAACTCCGCAACCAATAATTTTACAGAGGGTGAACAACTTCGTACTGATCAACCTCTTGATGTCTCTATTGATGGTAAAGGTTTTTTTACCCTTCAAGGTTTAAAAGATGAGCCGGCAGAATTGTATACTCGTGCGGGAAGTTTCACTTTATCACCAGATGGTCAGTTACTTCTTGGCCAGCGTAAGGTGATGTCGGATGAAGGCCCACTGATTTTACCTGAGTTTCAAGCCGTCAATATATCGGAGACGGGGTCTGTTTCAGTGACACCAGCAGGTGGCGGTGGTGCGATTGAAGTGGGGAATCTAAAACTTGTTCGTCCAGAATATCGAGAGATGACCATGGATAGAAGTGGTCATTTTGTCCCAAATGAAGGCGGAATTTTACCTGCGGGTGAAGTGACCGTTCGTTCTGGTTACTTAGAAGCAAGTAACGTATCAAGTTTAGAAGAACTGATTAGTATTATGTCACTAACTCGACAATATGAGATGCAAGTCGAAGTGATGGCAACCGCGGATGAAATTGCTCAAATCGGCAACAAGTTACTGCAAAGTTAA
- a CDS encoding flagellar basal body P-ring protein FlgI, producing MNRLISKNVSIKNSLKLMLSTILVSLSLFLSQLAFAQPIQTLVDIYGDRDNQLIGYGLVVGLDGSGDKSQVKFTQQSVVNMIKQFGVQLEGGTDPKLKNVAAVSVTATLRPNMGPGQRLNITISSLGDAKSLRGGTLLLTPLRGIDGEVYAVAQGNVVVGGFSAQGLDGSSVTKNTPTAGRIPNGAIIERSIDNQDNSQVIRLQLKDPNYKTALNISKSINKTFGPKVAKAINKGQIEVSAPKDREDRVMFLSMIEELNVEVGQKLPRVIFNSRTGTVVISAKVTVSEAAVSQGGLLISITENQQVSQPNSYNFGDGAETVVTDQSQVNINEQESGMMIWPEGTNLQDIVDAVNSVGATPDALMQILQALDEAGALNGELMVI from the coding sequence ATGAATAGATTAATCTCAAAAAACGTATCCATCAAAAACAGCTTGAAATTGATGCTAAGCACTATTCTTGTCTCTTTATCCCTATTTCTTAGTCAACTTGCATTCGCTCAACCGATACAAACATTGGTTGATATCTATGGCGATCGTGATAACCAATTAATCGGTTATGGCTTGGTGGTTGGTTTAGATGGTTCTGGCGACAAATCACAAGTTAAATTTACTCAGCAATCTGTTGTCAACATGATTAAACAGTTTGGTGTGCAATTAGAAGGTGGCACAGATCCTAAACTGAAGAACGTTGCAGCTGTATCCGTCACTGCAACGCTGAGACCCAATATGGGGCCAGGACAACGATTAAATATTACGATCTCTTCTCTTGGTGATGCAAAAAGTCTACGTGGTGGCACCTTACTCTTAACCCCTTTGCGTGGTATTGATGGTGAAGTTTATGCTGTCGCTCAAGGTAATGTCGTTGTTGGTGGTTTTAGTGCTCAAGGGTTAGATGGCTCAAGTGTTACTAAAAATACCCCAACAGCGGGTCGAATCCCTAATGGTGCGATTATCGAAAGAAGTATTGATAATCAAGATAATAGTCAAGTTATACGTCTACAATTAAAAGATCCCAATTATAAAACGGCGCTCAATATCTCAAAGTCTATTAATAAAACCTTTGGCCCTAAAGTAGCAAAAGCGATAAATAAGGGGCAAATTGAAGTTTCAGCACCGAAAGACCGTGAAGATCGGGTGATGTTTTTGTCGATGATTGAAGAGTTAAATGTTGAAGTCGGACAGAAATTACCTAGAGTTATTTTTAATTCTAGAACAGGGACGGTCGTCATTAGTGCAAAAGTCACCGTGTCAGAAGCCGCCGTTAGTCAAGGAGGATTATTGATTTCGATTACTGAAAATCAACAAGTCTCACAGCCGAACAGTTACAATTTTGGTGATGGTGCAGAAACCGTCGTGACAGATCAATCTCAAGTTAATATTAATGAACAAGAAAGCGGCATGATGATCTGGCCAGAGGGAACGAATTTGCAAGATATTGTCGATGCAGTGAACAGTGTAGGAGCAACGCCTGACGCTCTGATGCAGATTCTACAAGCCTTAGATGAAGCCGGTGCACTCAATGGCGAGTTAATGGTGATTTAA